From the Oncorhynchus nerka isolate Pitt River linkage group LG20, Oner_Uvic_2.0, whole genome shotgun sequence genome, one window contains:
- the LOC115102781 gene encoding LOW QUALITY PROTEIN: sal-like protein 1 (The sequence of the model RefSeq protein was modified relative to this genomic sequence to represent the inferred CDS: deleted 3 bases in 2 codons), translated as MSRRKQKRPQQLMSPLPAASPILEHDDQLAVKSFSFPLTTDSSSSSSSFSPQRYHPPLAQGPNFGGLHTPSLPSEGSPLSRSPCQPTPCPISLADPQSSLSPDFPDPSLSSQTVLTLPDLTSTSPSSQTHPPRSLMASPKLGVSATTTSSSSSSASLCPRHPGSPSPVPEGPPSPVTPSPSPGTASAPPPRAHLSIAVILEELRVLQQRQIHQMQMTEEICRQVLRLGGASCALEVPQILLPPLPQLCLEGSERTSSPPQPTPTQPPNTVAPLLACFSTLLPPQPASKPSKLSHSLSHVLRPHKPQMEGAGGATGSYLYPGTSARPSSSSSSSSASSAISTMASSNYPLALSLALPTRFLHEKSPNTTLTSGHSGLPFLTPPLPTTASMAPPSSQEPHLSVSSAGSSSSSLGRLQHACRFCGKLFSSDSSLQIHLRSHTGERPYQCPVCLSRFTTRGNLKVHFLRHREQNPELSLSLLPPSLFGMGMGPVGGSEPQGQPMSSTGLSVSAAQAQRRRKRRAEDDPYGDGMEVDGAGGGFSLGISTGAPPSSLPLPPSVDLALISTAHSLLRLNQAAAAAAAASISSAASSLTSSSSSSASSSLASSHLSVPSSAASAIAGFFKGAKQQCFDENTPPHLPMMSHSAYSQLAHLPKLLFPSGSPHHHPALGLLRPPPPAPGSSHLSSTHSQLSFPFSHYPKAQAFTTSTSSSTPSSDTSKLQRLVEKLEKEPPTSSSWASSSGETSHSSMASTGLFSSGLMGASTSSTYVMASPSSSTHVPTSVSNFTREMVAALGMSANGGSALAGAILPGLGIMSTGSLAPNQCGVCLRVLSCPRALRLHQATHLGERPFPCKLCGRSFSTKGSLRSHLATHRARPPNSRAQNSCPLCQRKFTNALVLQHHIRMHLGGQLPPEGAPESLSEPIAEPDAESQPQPNDTSDVSFESFTAASGSQSKSSAASTHIQTLVGASAPISVSVTSPACVGGAKQISLLSPDLIPPSDLSPDPFLNPTSLTPPPGSADPPVLCVSVPSPPPALGDSSSPVSDGKHAELLDTTIDTPASKTSPAHTSSSVLKTTPLSSLMMSDCLLGENSLPLDVFFPGPRSNLEDLLSTPTLGAPVAHPSPAPSFTSVLSPEYPKTYLAPTLDPEQPTKPNTPEPTEEDRVETSPPAAPKQAPVLDMDHRMASLSETTETGNTEAGDVPQKAVAYTRETRLGAYLSSHGKEDGMGGVRDRLEGTGPISLAPTLPPPMSRPEKKTYSCVECGKEYASRSGLKGHMKHHGGVVKATRPPVRSGRSASERLPANTPTMSSTPPATRSNVGFWNQYQAFLNTSNDPADDPAQGPTSGSQGEDGEMPRLAESPVRSQLSKEPTTGRGSGEGSDEGPTLESM; from the exons ATGTCTCGTCGGAAACAGAAACGACCCCAGCAGCTCATGAGCCCGCTCCCTGCCGCCTCTCCAATACTAGAGCATG ATGACCAGTTGGCAGTGAAGTCATTTTCCTTTCCTCTGACCacagactcctcctcctcttcatcttccttctctcctcaaaGATACCACCCCCCCCTGGCTCAAGGTCCCAACTTCGGGGGGCTTCACACCCCCTCTCTACCAAGTGAGGGCTCccccctctcccgctctccctgcCAGCCCACTCCCTGCCCCATCTCCCTCGCAGACCCccagtcctccctctcccctgactTCCccgatccctccctctcctcccagacaGTCCTGACCCTCCCCGACCTCACCTCCACGTCACCTTCCAGTCAGACCCACCCTCCCCGCTCTCTCATGGCCTCTCCCAAGCTAGGCGTGTCAGCcactaccacctcctcctcctcttcatcagctTCCCTATGCCCCCGC CACCCCGGCAGCCCTAGCCCCGTTCCAGAGGGCCCCCCCAGCCCTGTGACTCCTTCCCCAAGCCCGGGCActgcctctgcccctccaccccGTGCCCACCTTAGCATTGCAGTGATCCTGGAAGAGCTGCGGGTGCTGCAGCAGAGGCAAATACACCAGATGCAGATGACGGAGGAGATCTGCAGGCAGGTGCTGCGGCTGGGTGGGGCCTCCTGTGCCCTGGAGGTGCCCCAGATCCTCCTGCCTCCTCTGccccagctctgtctggagggCAGTGAGAGGACGTCCAGTCCTCCCCAGCCTACACCCACTCAGCCTCCTAACACTGTAGCCCCTCTCCTGGCCTGCTTCTCCACCTTGCTCCCTCCCCAGCCTGCCTCCAAGCCCTCCAAGCTCAGCCACAGCCTGTCCCATGTCCTGCGTCCACACAAGCCTCAGATGGAGGGTGCAGGAGGGGCTACTGGGTCTTATCTTTACCCTGGGACCAGTGCtcgcccttcctcctcctcttcttcctcctctgcctCGTCTGCCATCTCCACCATGGCTTCCTCCAACTACCCCCTGGCCCTCTCCCTGGCCTTGCCCACTCGTTTCCTCCATGAGAAATCCCCCAACACCACCTTAACCAGTGGCCACAGTGGTCTGCCCTTCCTCACCCCGCCCCTGCCTACCACTGCCTCTATGGCACCGCCCTCCTCTCAGGAACcccacctgtctgtctcctcagcgGGGTCCTCATCATCCTCCCTGGGGCGTCTGCAGCATGCCTGTCGGTTCTGtgggaagctgttcagcagtgaCTCGTCCCTGCAGATCCACCTGCGCTCCCACACGGGTGAGAGGCCCTACCAGTGCCCTGTCTGCCTCAGCCGCTTCACCACCCGCGGCAACCTCAAGGTGCACTTCCTCCGCCACCGCGAGCAGAACCCAgagctctcgctctccctcctccccccctccctattTGGAATGGGTATGGGACCAGTGGGGGGGTCTGAGCCCCAGGGTCAGCCAATGAGCAGCACTGGCCTGAGCGTAAGCGCAGCGCAGGCTCAGAGGCGTCGTAAACGGCGAGCCGAGGATGACCCGTATGGAGACGGTATGGAGGTGGATGGTGCCGGAGGGGGATTTTCTCTGGGGATATCCACCGGTGCTCCCCCCTCTTCACTCCCCCTGCCCCCCAGTGTGGACCTGGCCCTCATCTCCACCGCCCACTCCCTCCTGCGGCTCAACCAAGCCGCTGCTGCAGCGGCCGCTGCCTCCATATCCTCTGCTGCTTCCTCACTcacatcctcttcttcttcctctgcgtcctcctccctcgcttcctctcacctctctgtcccctcctcggCCGCCTCCGCCATTGCTGGGTTCTTTAAAGGGGCCAAGCAGCAGTGCTTTGATGAGAACACACCTCCTCACCTTCCCATGATGTCTCACTCTGCTTACTCCCAGCTGGCCCACCTCCCTAAACTCCTCTTCCCATCTGGTTCCCCACACCATCACCCTGCCTTGGGCCTACTCCGCCCTCCACCCCCTGCTCCAGGctcttcccacctctcctccacccactctcagctctccttccccttctcccaCTACCCCAAAGCCCAGGccttcaccacctccacctcctcctccactccctcctcagACACCTCCAAGTTGCAGCGGCTGGTGGAAAAGCTGGAGAAGGAGcctcccacctcctcttcctGGGCCTCCTCCTCAGGGGAGACCTCTCACAGCAGCATGGCCTCCACTGGGTTGTTCAGCAGCGGCCTCATGGGTGCTAGTACCTCCAGTACCTACGTGATGGCCTCCCCATCATCCTCCACCCACGTCCCCACCTCTGTCTCCAACTTCACCAGAGAGATGGTGGCCGCTCTGGGCATGAGTGCCAACGGGGGCAGCGCTCTGGCAGGCGCCATTCTCCCCGGCCTAGGCATCATGAGCACTGGCTCCCTGGCCCCCAACCAGTGTGGGGTATGTCTACGTGTGCTGAGCTGCCCCAGGGCACTGCGTCTGCACCAGGCCACCCACCTGGGTGAGCGCCCCTTCCCCTGTAAACTGTGTGGACGCTCCTTCTCCACCAAGGGCAGCCTGCGGTCCCACCTGGCCACCCACCGTGCCCGCCCGCCCAACTCCCGTGCCCAAAACTCCTGCCCACTGTGCCAGCGCAAGTTCACCAATGCACTGGTGCTGCAACACCACATCCGCATGCACCTGGGAGGGCAGCTGCCACCGGAGGGAGCTCCGGAGTCTCTGTCAGAGCCAATAGCAGAGCCAGACGCTGAATCCCAGCCCCAGCCCAATGACACCTCCGATGTTTCTTTTGAGAGCTTCACTGCAGCCTCAGGCAGCCAGTCAAAGAGCTCAGCAGCGTCCACCCACATTCAAACCCTAGTAGGAGCCTCTGCCCCCATATCCGTCAGTGTGACATCACCAGCGTGTGTCGGGGGAGCCAAGCAGATCTCACTCCT CAGCCCTGACCTGATCCCACCCTCTGACCTCAGCCCTGACCCTTTCCTAAACCCCACCTCACTTACCCCTCCGCCTGGCAGCGCCGACCCCCCGGTCCTGTGTGTCAGCGTGCCCTCCCCACCTCCAGCCCTGGGCGATTCAAGCTCCCCAGTCAGTGATGGCAAACATGCGGAACTACTTGATACAACCATTGATACTCCAGCGAGTAAGACAAGCCCTGCTCACACTTCCTCCAGTGTTCTCAAAACCACCCCCTTGTCCAGTCTCATGATGTCAGACTGTCTATTGGGTGAGAATTCCCTTCCTCTCGATGTCTTCTTCCCTGGCCCAAGATCAAACCTGGAAGATCTACTGAGCACTCCAACACTTGGTGCCCCAGTAGCACACCCTAGCCCAGCCCCCTCCTTTACCTCTGTCCTTAGCCCAGAGTACCCGAAAACCTACCTAGCGCCCACACTAGACCCTGAACAGCCTACTAAACCCAACACCCCAGAGCccacagaggaagacagggttGAAACCTCCCCACCTGCAGCACCAAAGCAAGCCCCTGTGCTTGATATGGACCACAGAATGGCATCACTGTCAGAGACTACAGAGACAGGCAACACTGAGGCTGGGGATGTTCCCCAGAAAGCTGTCGCCTACACCAGGGAGACGAGGCTGGGGGCGTACCTCAGCTCCCATGGGAAGGAGGATGGGATGGGTGGTGTCAGAGACCGACTGGAAGGCACTGGTCCAATCAGTCTGGCTCCCACTCTCCCCCCTCCCATGTCTCGCCCTGAGAAAAAGACCTACAGCTGTGTCGAGTGTGGGAAAGAGTATGCCAGCCGCAGTGGACTGAAG GGACACATGAAGCATCATGGAGGGGTTGTCAAGGCAACACGTCCCCCTGTACGGAGCGGTCGATCAGCGTCTGAGCGACTTCCTGCTAACACACCTACAATGTCCTCCACCCCGCCAGCCACCAGGAGCAACGTGGGCTTCTGGAACCAGTACCAAGCATTCCTCAACACTAGCAATGACCCGGCAGACGACCCAGCACAAGGCCCGACCAGTGGCAGCCAAGGAGAGGACGGGGAGATGCCCCGATTGGCTGAATCTCCTGTTAGATCCCAACTGTCAAAGGAGCCTACCACTGGGAGGGGCTCAGGTGAGGGATCTGATGAAGGGCCTACTCTAGAGTCAATGTGA